One segment of Panicum virgatum strain AP13 chromosome 3K, P.virgatum_v5, whole genome shotgun sequence DNA contains the following:
- the LOC120696807 gene encoding uncharacterized protein LOC120696807 isoform X2, whose protein sequence is MMGTEKGGAKVIGGGGGGGGIFNLFDWKRKSRKKLFSNSPEGAKLIKRNEETLASGCLHMFDDDDGMGVSSFKGSSDYSCASSVTDEGREMKAPSVVARLMGLDAMPTSGVPEPYCTPFRDTRSFRDCHNLERSPDHSMNDQFGHVPRRVDCYMRKPLDFRAQKMPSSPIERFQIEALPSRSAKPLPMSHHRLLSPIKNPGFSSARNAAQIMEEAAKILQPRPQVNSREKICSFSPARIPLRVSEPRESTPASQRTVPLKVQSSRATPEAPDVRFSRGQQMNRSWNSKEDIVIFRPSIDSYEISNPSCSKNKEKSISLAVQAKNNVQKREGVSGSRKNSGLPREHDEHRANQPFRTQSNHQRNKHQNKPSSSGTTSPVLRQNNQKQNSMVSRGKVAPNKSGSTQQGRKVVAGESSSGKIKSGSKVSKAGGRKDIVESISGDREGSSSNNKDFPQKKRLIERNSTNEKGTFVPKKTVGKLQKQVQPNVVMDEHIKWNKESKDTTDVVSFTFTSPLVKPSAGPSRLFNLDPGCDKDCSDNMVEGLSSVGLNFVNGDALSLLLEKKLRELTSKIDPSITFTRGDTFVPATFSLGEPTTSSCSNWGSESGVFDCSPSEVKPSQYDYCPSAESSTKGQIFRGIKLKMEEPEECNSISNARKGQEHEDLSTLSVLEPTFLSESCWSSECSGSKGYLSSEVKHIPANFLANPPSIDTETKTTTDSASSASLDTSDISDVTQCSKKSRYTELEYIGDVLSNVNLTTDELESLFVNQDGSALESSLFEKLESMHEGKQPLGYRGYRRLLFDCVNECMETIHLSYFRAGYAAWNKGMAVLSRGIESQVCREITSWKGMGEWAEDELVDKDMSTGLGTWVDFQVETFEAGEDVEGEILSSLLDELIGDMVFRRRQECNLVI, encoded by the exons ATGATGGGGACGGAGAAGGGTGGCGCAAAGGttattggcggcggcggcggcggcggcgggatcttCAACCTGTTCGACTGGAAGCGCAAGTCCCGCAAGAAGCTCTTCTCCAACTCGCCCG AGGGCGCCAAGCTAATAAAGAGGAACGAAGAAACCTTGGCGTCTGGGTGTCTCCACATG tttgatgatgatgatgggatGGGCGTGTCAAGCTTCAAGGGGAGCAGTGACTACAGCTGCGCATCCTCTGTGACAGATGAAGGGCGTGAGATGAAGGCGCCAAGTGTGGTGGCCAGGCTCATGGGCTTGGACGCCATGCCCACCTCAGGTGTTCCAGAGCCCTACTGCACGCCATTCCGCGACACGAGGTCGTTCAGGGACTGCCACAACCTCGAGAGGAGCCCAGACCACTCAATGAATGACCAGTTTGGTCATGTGCCTAGAAGAGTTGATTGTTATATGAGGAAGCCGTTGGATTTTAGAGCACAAAAGATGCCAAGCAGTCCGATTGAAAGGTTCCAGATAGAAGCATTGCCATCGAGGTCAGCAAAGCCCTTACCTATGTCTCATCACAGATTGTTGTCTCCCATCAAGAATCCAGGTTTCAGTTCAGCGAGGAATGCTGCTCAGATCATGGAGGAAGCAGCTAAGATTCTTCAGCCAAGGCCACAAGTCAATTCTAGGGAGAAAATCTGCTCATTCAGCCCGGCACGTATTCCCTTGAGGGTTTCAGAGCCAAGGGAGAGCACACCAGCTTCCCAGAGGACTGTGCCTCTGAAGGTGCAATCATCCAGGGCCACACCTGAGGCGCCGGATGTAAGGTTCTCCAGAGGGCAGCAGATGAACCGGAGCTGGAACAGCAAGGAAGATATTGTCATATTCAGGCCTTCGATTGATTCTTATGAGATTAGCAATCCTAGTTGTTCCAAGAACAAGGAAAAGTCTATTTCTTTGGCAGTGCAGGCAAAGAACAATGTGCAGAAGAGGGAAGGAGTAAGTGGTTCTAGGAAGAATTCAGGTCTACCGAGAGAACATGATGAGCATAGAGCAAACCAACCTTTTAGGACGCAATCTAATCACCAAAGAAACAAACATCAAAACAAGCCATCGTCATCTGGCACTACTTCCCCTGTTCTTCGGCAAAATAATCAGAAACAGAATTCTATGGTGAGCAGAGGCAAGGTGGCACCAAACAAATCAGGCTCAACACAGCAAGGCAGGAAGGTGGTGGCAGGAGAATCATCTTCTGGGAAGATCAAGAGTGGAAGTAAGGTATCTAAAGCTGGTGGCAGAAAAGACATTGTGGAAAGCATAAGTGGTGATAGAGAAGGATCGTCATCAAACAACAAAGACTTCCCACAAAAGAAGCGTTTAATAGAGAGGAACTCCACCAATGAGAAGGGCACATTTGTGCCTAAAAAAACAGTGGGTAAACTTCAGAAGCAGGTTCAACCTAATGTTGTTATGGATGAGCACATTAAGTGGAACAAGGAAAGTAAAGATACTACAGATGTTGTGTCATTTACCTTCACATCACCCTTGGTCAAACCATCGGCAGGACCCTCCAGGTTATTCAATCTTGATCCAGGATGTGATAAAGATTGTTCAGATAACATGGTTGAAGGGCTATCATCAGTGGGGCTGAACTTTGTAAATGGTgatgcgttgagccttctcctaGAAAAGAAGCTGAGGGAGCTAACATCAAAAATTGATCCATCCATCACCTTTACACGGGGTGACACATTTGTGCCTGCTACTTTCTCCTTGGGGGAACCGACAACCTCTTCCTGCAGCAACTGGGGCTCGGAAAGTGGTGTATTTGATTGTAGCCCTTCCGAAGTCAAACCTTCTCAATATGATTATTGCCCATCAGCCGAGTCATCTACAAAAGGCCAAATTTTCCGAGGCATTAAATTGAAG ATGGAAGAACCAGAAGAATGCAACAGCATTAGCAATGCAAGGAAGGGACAGGAGCATGAAGATTTAAGTACCCTCTCTGTTCTTGAACCAACCTTCCTAAGCGAGAGTTGTTGGTCTTCTGAGTGTTCAG GGAGCAAGGGGTATTTATCTTCTGAAGTGAAGCATATCCCAGCGAATTTCTTGGCAAATCCACCCTCAATTGACACTGAGACGAAGACAACAACAGATTCAGCCTCTTCCGCATCGCTAGATACTTCAGATATCTCAGATGTCACCCAATgttcaaagaaatcaagataCACAGAGCTCGAGTATATTGGAGATGTGCTAAGCAATGTCAACCTGACAACAGATGAACTGGAGTCACTTTTTGTCAATCAAGATGGATCGGCTTTGGAGTCCAGCCTCTTCGAGAAACTGGAGAGCATGCATGAAGGGAAACAACCTCTGGGCTACCGAGGGTACAGGCGGTTATTGTTCGACTGTGTAAATGAGTGCATGGAGACTATACACCTGAGCTACTTCCGGGCAGGATACGCCGCATGGAACAAAGGAATGGCAGTGCTGAGCCGTGGCAT
- the LOC120696807 gene encoding uncharacterized protein LOC120696807 isoform X1: MMGTEKGGAKVIGGGGGGGGIFNLFDWKRKSRKKLFSNSPEGAKLIKRNEETLASGCLHMFDDDDGMGVSSFKGSSDYSCASSVTDEGREMKAPSVVARLMGLDAMPTSGVPEPYCTPFRDTRSFRDCHNLERSPDHSMNDQFGHVPRRVDCYMRKPLDFRAQKMPSSPIERFQIEALPSRSAKPLPMSHHRLLSPIKNPGFSSARNAAQIMEEAAKILQPRPQVNSREKICSFSPARIPLRVSEPRESTPASQRTVPLKVQSSRATPEAPDVRFSRGQQMNRSWNSKEDIVIFRPSIDSYEISNPSCSKNKEKSISLAVQAKNNVQKREGVSGSRKNSGLPREHDEHRANQPFRTQSNHQRNKHQNKPSSSGTTSPVLRQNNQKQNSMVSRGKVAPNKSGSTQQGRKVVAGESSSGKIKSGSKVSKAGGRKDIVESISGDREGSSSNNKDFPQKKRLIERNSTNEKGTFVPKKTVGKLQKQVQPNVVMDEHIKWNKESKDTTDVVSFTFTSPLVKPSAGPSRLFNLDPGCDKDCSDNMVEGLSSVGLNFVNGDALSLLLEKKLRELTSKIDPSITFTRGDTFVPATFSLGEPTTSSCSNWGSESGVFDCSPSEVKPSQYDYCPSAESSTKGQIFRGIKLKMEEPEECNSISNARKGQEHEDLSTLSVLEPTFLSESCWSSECSGMSDGSKGYLSSEVKHIPANFLANPPSIDTETKTTTDSASSASLDTSDISDVTQCSKKSRYTELEYIGDVLSNVNLTTDELESLFVNQDGSALESSLFEKLESMHEGKQPLGYRGYRRLLFDCVNECMETIHLSYFRAGYAAWNKGMAVLSRGIESQVCREITSWKGMGEWAEDELVDKDMSTGLGTWVDFQVETFEAGEDVEGEILSSLLDELIGDMVFRRRQECNLVI; encoded by the exons ATGATGGGGACGGAGAAGGGTGGCGCAAAGGttattggcggcggcggcggcggcggcgggatcttCAACCTGTTCGACTGGAAGCGCAAGTCCCGCAAGAAGCTCTTCTCCAACTCGCCCG AGGGCGCCAAGCTAATAAAGAGGAACGAAGAAACCTTGGCGTCTGGGTGTCTCCACATG tttgatgatgatgatgggatGGGCGTGTCAAGCTTCAAGGGGAGCAGTGACTACAGCTGCGCATCCTCTGTGACAGATGAAGGGCGTGAGATGAAGGCGCCAAGTGTGGTGGCCAGGCTCATGGGCTTGGACGCCATGCCCACCTCAGGTGTTCCAGAGCCCTACTGCACGCCATTCCGCGACACGAGGTCGTTCAGGGACTGCCACAACCTCGAGAGGAGCCCAGACCACTCAATGAATGACCAGTTTGGTCATGTGCCTAGAAGAGTTGATTGTTATATGAGGAAGCCGTTGGATTTTAGAGCACAAAAGATGCCAAGCAGTCCGATTGAAAGGTTCCAGATAGAAGCATTGCCATCGAGGTCAGCAAAGCCCTTACCTATGTCTCATCACAGATTGTTGTCTCCCATCAAGAATCCAGGTTTCAGTTCAGCGAGGAATGCTGCTCAGATCATGGAGGAAGCAGCTAAGATTCTTCAGCCAAGGCCACAAGTCAATTCTAGGGAGAAAATCTGCTCATTCAGCCCGGCACGTATTCCCTTGAGGGTTTCAGAGCCAAGGGAGAGCACACCAGCTTCCCAGAGGACTGTGCCTCTGAAGGTGCAATCATCCAGGGCCACACCTGAGGCGCCGGATGTAAGGTTCTCCAGAGGGCAGCAGATGAACCGGAGCTGGAACAGCAAGGAAGATATTGTCATATTCAGGCCTTCGATTGATTCTTATGAGATTAGCAATCCTAGTTGTTCCAAGAACAAGGAAAAGTCTATTTCTTTGGCAGTGCAGGCAAAGAACAATGTGCAGAAGAGGGAAGGAGTAAGTGGTTCTAGGAAGAATTCAGGTCTACCGAGAGAACATGATGAGCATAGAGCAAACCAACCTTTTAGGACGCAATCTAATCACCAAAGAAACAAACATCAAAACAAGCCATCGTCATCTGGCACTACTTCCCCTGTTCTTCGGCAAAATAATCAGAAACAGAATTCTATGGTGAGCAGAGGCAAGGTGGCACCAAACAAATCAGGCTCAACACAGCAAGGCAGGAAGGTGGTGGCAGGAGAATCATCTTCTGGGAAGATCAAGAGTGGAAGTAAGGTATCTAAAGCTGGTGGCAGAAAAGACATTGTGGAAAGCATAAGTGGTGATAGAGAAGGATCGTCATCAAACAACAAAGACTTCCCACAAAAGAAGCGTTTAATAGAGAGGAACTCCACCAATGAGAAGGGCACATTTGTGCCTAAAAAAACAGTGGGTAAACTTCAGAAGCAGGTTCAACCTAATGTTGTTATGGATGAGCACATTAAGTGGAACAAGGAAAGTAAAGATACTACAGATGTTGTGTCATTTACCTTCACATCACCCTTGGTCAAACCATCGGCAGGACCCTCCAGGTTATTCAATCTTGATCCAGGATGTGATAAAGATTGTTCAGATAACATGGTTGAAGGGCTATCATCAGTGGGGCTGAACTTTGTAAATGGTgatgcgttgagccttctcctaGAAAAGAAGCTGAGGGAGCTAACATCAAAAATTGATCCATCCATCACCTTTACACGGGGTGACACATTTGTGCCTGCTACTTTCTCCTTGGGGGAACCGACAACCTCTTCCTGCAGCAACTGGGGCTCGGAAAGTGGTGTATTTGATTGTAGCCCTTCCGAAGTCAAACCTTCTCAATATGATTATTGCCCATCAGCCGAGTCATCTACAAAAGGCCAAATTTTCCGAGGCATTAAATTGAAG ATGGAAGAACCAGAAGAATGCAACAGCATTAGCAATGCAAGGAAGGGACAGGAGCATGAAGATTTAAGTACCCTCTCTGTTCTTGAACCAACCTTCCTAAGCGAGAGTTGTTGGTCTTCTGAGTGTTCAGGCATGAGCGATG GGAGCAAGGGGTATTTATCTTCTGAAGTGAAGCATATCCCAGCGAATTTCTTGGCAAATCCACCCTCAATTGACACTGAGACGAAGACAACAACAGATTCAGCCTCTTCCGCATCGCTAGATACTTCAGATATCTCAGATGTCACCCAATgttcaaagaaatcaagataCACAGAGCTCGAGTATATTGGAGATGTGCTAAGCAATGTCAACCTGACAACAGATGAACTGGAGTCACTTTTTGTCAATCAAGATGGATCGGCTTTGGAGTCCAGCCTCTTCGAGAAACTGGAGAGCATGCATGAAGGGAAACAACCTCTGGGCTACCGAGGGTACAGGCGGTTATTGTTCGACTGTGTAAATGAGTGCATGGAGACTATACACCTGAGCTACTTCCGGGCAGGATACGCCGCATGGAACAAAGGAATGGCAGTGCTGAGCCGTGGCAT